The Rosa rugosa chromosome 3, drRosRugo1.1, whole genome shotgun sequence sequence ATTTCCTCCATTTCACCAACAACTCGAGACATCTCCGACGTGCAGGCACACTTCCCATACATATCGACAAGTGCACTAACAACACACTTGTCCGACTTTAGTCCCCGCTTGATGACATAGCCATGAATCTGAATCCCAACGTCTAAACCCCCCAAGTCCCCTACAGCAGGAAGAACACTAGAAATACTAGAGCCATCGGGTTCAAATTCTTCCGAATGCATTTTCTGAAGCACGGCAACTGTACTAGCATACAACTTGCTCCGACTAAACCCGGCAATCATCCCATTCCACAACACCACATTTGGCTCAAAACCCAAACCCCTCATCTCATCTAAAAGCTTCAGGGCCTCATCAACACACCCGCGGCGAGAATACCCAGAAATCAAAGCACTGTAAATAATCACATCTCTCTCAGGCACTCTATCAAACACCTTCTGTGCATCCCTCATTCGGTCACATTTGATATACATGTGCACCAAAGAGGATTGCACAAACGAATCGAAACCGAACCCGGAAGCAAAGGAAATCGCATGGACCTGTTTGGCGGAGTGCGAAGATTGCAATCCGGCACAGGCCTTGACGACACTGGGGAAGAGGAAGCTATCCGGGACGAGGCCCCGAGATAACATTTGGGAGAACAAGGCAAGTGCATTGCCGAAGCTATTGAGCTTTGAGAAGGCATGAATGAGGGTGGAGAAAGAGAACAAGTTGGGGTGGGGGATCCAATCGAGGACGAGTTTGGCTTCTGCAAAGCAGAGGGTGTTGGCGTAGAGAGAAAGGAGTTTGGTGGTGAGATTGGTGTGATTGGAGAGACCTGTTTTCAGAATCTGGGCATGGGCTTGTTGGGCCTGTGATAACGAAGACGAGGGGTTTAAGAAGTGGAGGAGTTTGGGAAGCAAATGGTCAGAGAGATTGAGAACTTGCCGGCTCATGGTTTGTCTGCAGTCACTCTGCACTCTGCAGCGTTTTCCCTCCAAAAATGTGAACTCTATGAATTTTGTCGTTTCTAATAGAAAACggttaaaaaattaaaattttaaatggcTTCGCCCGGGTTCGAACCGGAGACCTTCAGTGTGTTAGACTGACGTGATAACCAACTACACCACGAAACCTTTTTGCTACTTTTCGAGTTTCTTATGGAATCATATCATAATGTTTAACAGTAAGATTTAACCTCAATCGGAAAGTAGCCAATCTCCCCCGTTCAACGGATTCACCACCTTATTGTTTCACCTCAAATACCACTTGGGGATGATATGATACTGATGAGAGAAATTCCAGATGGCCGGGCGCATTCAAGTGAATTCGAACCTAGATCGATAAAAGTCCAAATCTTTACCTGATATAGAATCATCTACCCTTACACGTTTGTCCAAATCTTTATCTGATATAGAATCATCTACAATTTACTTTCATATTTTTCGATTCTTAAATTCTAAACTAATCTGTTGAGATCTAGGCTGGATATACCTTTCTACATTTTGATTCTTAATTAATTAGGAAAATCTGATTGAATCATGGATGTCATTCAACCAAAGcgagaaaaataaattaatatgaAAGTGATCGTGCATGCTGGTTCAAGACAATTAACGATTTAAATATTCCTTAATTAATAAAGGGAATACAAATAAATTTATATTAATAACCTAGAAATCAGAGAGACTGTATATAAGCTGTGAATGTATGATCACATCAACAAATAAAGTGCCAAATTATTATACAGTCTGTGAATGTATGATCACATCAACAAATAAAGTGCCAAATTATACGCAACAGATCAACACTGACGTAAATATTACTCATCAAaacactagctagctagctaggtgaCTCAAAATTAATATTAGCATGGATTTTCTGTAGATGATAATGAACTGTGAAACTGGTGAGGACGGAGTTTGCCACGACAAACCGGACAGATTGATTGCTTGGCAAGCCAGGCGTTGGCGCACTGGAGATGGAAGCCATAGTTGCAACCGGGAACCACCCGAGCCGGTTGTTCTGCTTCAATCTCATCCAGGCAGATGGCGCACTGTGTGTCCATTGTCAGCACTTTCCCGCTCATTTTCGGTAGCTTCTCTAGCTCGGCAGACGACAAGCCGTTGTTGGTATCCGACTGGGCTGACGATAGGCTATCGGTGTCAGCGCACCGTGAGAGGCAGATGAAGAGGAAGTACATGCCAAACATGCCTACCACTAGTGGCATAAATCCTATTTCTGAGATGGGGAGGAGTGAGGTGGTGCGCGTTTTGGTGTTCTCTGAGTAGTAACCAAGCTATAGTTCGTGTACAACTGATTGGTTTTGGGAACAAtttttgacaggacccgccccggatttcaccctgaaatccgaagtgaccctgcggggcccaccttagaagaaattctaccaaaaatttggcggaacttcccctaaaatgggcaacccaaacctgtagggaacatttacacttctcaatCGAATCATCCTTATGcccctggagccaccctgctccccaaatcaacatcaatctccaattcacaaaacacatatctcaacttgaataacataaatctaataggtaatcagagcaattctaacagaaaggtatatgaggaaaacctaattcaaaggcagatgcggaagccatgctactgactatgcctcaatttcgtgtacgcccgacctcaactaattcgcctgcaaactgggcatttgaaaccgaagggcccaggggaaaagtattgaaaacacgttagtgtgagtggacaaaaataaacaattccaAACGAAAGAAATTTTATACTTCCCccatttatttccttaaaaactctcgatgcatgcaacgacttagaaaacaaatcacgagaagctccgctcaagaaaaaaaaaccgactagccccgctagtcagaaACAACTGAGAGAAAAGATCGAAATTCCAATACTCAAcaggataagaccagccccgctggttacacggaaatcagactaggccccgctagtcgagaaatgataggatatggggaagagatatcaccatacgggtaaaggagcctctcaggctctacctaccctcgactgccactcacacatagattgtgtgaggaggagaactaataacctcgacttccaatcacacatagattgtgtgaggaggagaacattacctcgactgccacccacgtgaggaggagaataagctacctcaactgccactcacaaacacaaagtaagtgaggaggagacctaatcacatgacccgagtatggtgaggaaaaacaatcgaaaaccagcaaatccataaagcttccccatatatctcacgagataaaatcaatgtattcaacgacgtgaccccgcacgccaagatttctctcaaactcaaaataaataagtgagaaataataataaatcgacggcgtgtcccacacgccaaaatattctcaaatccgtaaccaaaaccggaaattagtaaaagcaaatcccatttccaacaaaaatctctcaatatctccaagaaacaaaccaaatccaaaatcattaattaggcattcccaatgccaaaaccgaaagtcaagaaaataaatgagaaaaatccaactccatcgaaactcatcttgaaaatcttccaggagCTTAAATCTGCgattagaaatatacttaattccggaaattaccTCAGAAATAAGTAATTCGTCAAATAACACTATAAATCATAACCAACCTTTgaactcattattgaaagcaaaaccacgatataaatcgaaatcaaattccgaaaattaattcatttgctcaaaatgtaatatgaataatcactagagcattattttaagaaataaatgcatgcatcattatttaaaaacaaaagtccactcacagtactattctgacgatcacgcattcgtgttccgtcatcgagcaatagctcggtacgtcgtcctgtacacaattatattccgtgaataattcttCAATAATTTAATACAATTCCTAAAATCAACTCCTCATAATTTCACCTCCCAATTCTCCTCGGatttagcccaaattataccactaataccaattcgttaatttaaaggttccaaggcagaaccgagagatatccgacggtcggattctcgtaattcgataatcgaaaccttaaatttcaaaatccatatataattctaagtttctccaaaaattaccaaatttcacatacaagctctacacaattaataggatttaatgggctaaaaaccggaattaaaacactgctctacgcgccaccacgcgctacccacagtggcggcgcgtggggaccacgcgccggcggcgacctcctccgatgaccaccaaactCCGGCACTAGCATCTATACAACAAGCCCAACCaacttctcaactacaacatcaaccaattttacctcgacgtggtcgaatcaagccggtgaaggaaagccccgaagctccaagaaccctagaaatgaaaaattgtcaattcgacttctacaatACAAATTGGAATGaaccaccttaggggaaataaCCTccatcaaaaaccgaaccttcgatgggaatatggtggccggaggtggccggaatggccGGGAATCGgcaaaatcccaaaactgcAACCGGAGCACTTCTTGCTTCGATCCGGGCTTTCACGGCCAAAACTCCCCAATCCCAGGTCACTGGTATCACGAGCGGGTTGAGGCGCCCCTGTGGTGACCGGTTGCACGccggatggtggccggaatgtgAGGAATCGGAGGGAGGAAGAAAACCCGAAGGAGAAAGGGGgagagtcgggggagaggagagagaaagaggggtgggtttccggttttggaaacctacccgggtaactttccatatatatcaaaaatttaccatgaacagtaattttcgtaattcactcataacttttgcatacgaactccgattcagGTGTatcacatgtccacggactcggtttaacgtcctctacgactttcaagaaggaagttttctcaaattttggcccgatcaaaaagtcaacttttagggccactaaaataccgaattagagtaaaaagtgagagtagttgtcgtttaccgtccaaatgactaataaacgggtaagtgaaaatacgggatgttacaattTTAAATGCTCACGTTCTTGTATTAATAGCTGCAATTTCCTTATCAAAAAAATTAGTATAGATTAATCGAAGTATTAGGTGGAGGAGTGAATTAAAACTGGAGTTGCTGTGCTGCTTTCTTGATTTTAACATTTTCGTCCCTCACTTTCAATACTTCAATAAGGTTTCAATACTTTGTGGCTAGGCATAGTTCGCTTGACATTATCGGAGCTCTGTGCAAGAGAGCTTCAATCATTGAGGGGGTGCAGAATTTGCTTGACATATTACAGGAGATCAGTGGGAAATATAGTACAGTTGTGAGAGGCACCATTGGTATGGGCAGGCTGGGCAGCCGTGTCATGATGCGCGTTCGACTCACATGTTTAAGGATGAACTTCTTATAAGTCTAATTTGGTGAAGCTGTCATCCCCAATATCTGAGGCTGCCAAGAGGAGAATTTACAATGTTCTGCGATATTTCTACAAAACTCTCACTGCACTGAAATAATGTCTTGCAGATTCTTCACCACAGTAAATTTACTTTTTATGAATTTCTTGGCTCTAAGACACACCTTATAACTCATTTAATTAATAAGAAAATGAATAAGAAAGGTAAAATTATTACAAAGACTCTCTCTAATACACCCATATGTATCATATTATGAGGcaagaaaagggagaagttgaTGACACATTGACACCAAGAGCCCCAAGTTCACTAAATGGCCAAAAGAAGCAAACCCCATTTGCATTAACATTTCTCTTTTTGAAAGGTTAGGTTTCTAGCCATGTAAGGTTGGTTTATCAAGATAATTGCACAAGCAAAATTCATCTTAAGTTGGAAGTTTCAGAACCCTATATCCAAGCCAGAAATGGCCTATAAAACAACCCCCTTGTGCACACATAACTCCATCCACACCAAAATTAAGTTTTCCCTTTCGTCCTTTCCTTTCTTATTTCTTCTCATTTTGAAAAGAGGAAGATCCGATGCAAACTTTATTTTCATTTGTTGAAGAAGTTTTGATTTTCATTTCCAACCATGAACCAACTACCATcaaatttagccaatttggGTCATTAGTAGCTTACGAGCGTGTGATCAAAATAGACAGGGACCGCCCTATAGACGGTGTAATCCAAATCCTAGCGCTAATGCTTAAGACTGTTTATGCTCCAAAAGGTAAGCATTGCTCTCATTTTACCTTTTAGTTTTACAAGCAATGTAcaaaagaaaagtaaagaaaTTTTAACAGCTAAAAGAACCTGTAATTATATATTCCGCCCAATAACGAAAATTTTGCTAATTTTACAGTCTCTCAATGTCATCAGTAGGGAAGAACAGACCCCTTCCTTTAGACCAGCAGATCAAGAGATTGGCAGGACAGCTCCTATGCGGTTGTAGTAAGACCTAAAGGGTATGGTGAGTGCTTTCAGTTGTCAGTAATTTTAAATCTGCTAActgcaaaacatgaatcttaACTGCATAACATGAATCTCTCTCTTCATGTCCTGCCAAATGAAATAAACGAAGAGAGTTAGCAACAATTTTGTATGCTAAGTTGTCTTGATAGACATCCATGGAAGATTATAGCTGGGTGTAATGAAAGAAGTGAATAAATATGGAGAAGATAATGTGTATGACAATTAAGTAACAAACTAACAACAAAACCAAGGTTGGATAGCATCGGAAGTTGTATTATTACAGATAATGCAGAGAAATCCCGGCACGCGCTAGAGTTTTGGGAAGATTCGAACTAAGGCTCACTAAATCATGATCCAATCATGTGACAAGGAAATTGTAAGGTAGATGTTTCTCTGACATCTTGGGATTTCTAGCATGTAAAGGTTTCTCAGCAGAACATTACTCAATTGAGCAGTGGCTAAAagacattgaaaaaaaaaaattactggaATTTTGTTGTAGGAATAGGGTCAAAGCTTGAGGGATATAACCAAGATAGTGGGAATACAGCCTCTAGAGTCGAACATCAACAATGCGCAAATGACAAGTCAAGCATACATCACTCCCTTATATGATTCCACAAAAAGCCATCTAGAAGCCAGTTCTATCTGGTGACATCCCTCCGCAAGGTTACCAATACCATCTTATATGGAGTCACATTCAACCACCcagaaaaatggaaaataaaagaaatcaaAGTATTCATATATTTATTAGTTAGGGTAGAAGAAGTACCCTTTGGTATGTGGGAAAATAATGCCTTAGACTTTGTACTCTTCAAGATGCATCCACTTTGTAGACGACCACTTGTTACCCCTTATCACAGGGCATCCACCTATACAAACCGTGACAGGAATTCAAAATTGGATGGCTGAGAACAAAGGTCATGCCAGGATAACACTTTTAGCCAATTCAGAAAATGCTTAGTAACTAACCATGCAGACTTGATGCGTCTAGACTAGCATCGGGCCTCATGCTCCAAAATAGTAATGCATCCCCCATTTTAGGTTTCACTGCAAGTCCCTGTTTACCACATTCAGATAATTCATTCCACCAACGCACAGAGCTGATATTCCCTTTGGCAGCAGGAAACACTGTTTCACCACCTTCTTCAACATCTGACCTGAATCAATGGCAAAAATGAGACAGAATACACTGGACTTATGGGAAGGGAAACCACATATTAAACACTGAGACAGGATACACTGGACTTATCGGAAGGGAAACCATCTTACAGATACATCAGAAGAGTGGCAATCCGTTGGCCTCCATTCTTGGTGTTGAACTCATCAAGGAAGTAATCAAAATGTGCATCGTACTTCTGTCCAACTTCATAGTGGAGAATTTGAAGTCCTTCTCCATGCTCTGGAAGTTGCATGTCAGATTAAGAGTCAGCAGAAAGTACATTGAATGGATGGACAcacaaaagtttttttttttttgactttgtcaaggggaacccaaaagcttcctaggcccaagataaaccccttcagcgcatgtgaaatgctccaactgtgcattgcagcacagtgcctgaccactttgacagcttcggggttcgaacctagattagggagcacacccaactaggcaagaaccactaggccacttgcagtggttggaCACACAAAAGTATGATAAAAGGAAAAGGGTTCATAAAAAACCATGTGGggtaaaaaaataaagagaaatacTGCATTTTTTGTTTGTAAACGTCTTCAAATATATATTATCTCTTTTTCAGATGAGCATTTGATCAGAGCCGTGTGGAACCTTTTCTTTTGAATCAATGgctttttttgatgaaaaagtACTTGAGAAACTGAGAGTGACAGGTGGTGTGCATGATACATATACTCTGGTAGTCACATACCTACAGGAATAAAAGTGAAGTCTGCTATTCTCTTTTCAATATCCCTAACTACTTTATCACGTCCTCTCCTAAGAAATGTGCCAGAGCTTGTTCGGACCCTGCAGAGAAGTATTCCTTGGGTATCAAAAGAAATATCAAAAGtatcacaagaatatatatccTCTCACAGAGCGAAAGAAACTATGTCCTGTTTATTAGATCCAATCTTAATCTAGCAGTCTATGATTTGAGATAGAACACTTAGAAATATGTACCTACTATCTTTGCTCTTCCCAGTCTTGCTATCGACAACAGTCGACTTTGCCATGTGAGGCGTAGCAAGCTTTATCAAGTAGTCGCATTCTTCCTTGGACTGATCAATAGGACATCAAAAATTAACATTATAGGACAAAATGAAATAATCAAACACTCATTTGAATCCCATTTCAGATTTCAGAAACTTCAAAGACCATTTTAGCAATGAATTTGGCAAAGTAAACTTCTTAGTAAGTAAACCTTGCAATTGTCAGAACCTTTTAACAGAAGCTGTGCAGAGCACACTTGATAGAGGAATTGTGATAACACATAACAAGCTGAAGTGCTAaccactttttcctttttcacttGGTAACACTAACCAACCCATTTTCCAGATTGTCAAGTATGGAGATGCTGTCATTTCATCCATTTCAGTTTATAACATATGCGTCCAAAATATCAACAAATTACATTGTCCTAATTAATTAACCAACAGCCTTCCaagaaccaaaataaaaaattaaaaaatcgaaagaaaatataaaacaaaagatAGATAGGTTTATACATATAGAGAATCAGATATCTCTCAATATAAAAGGCATCAGCACCTAATTGCTAAACACAGTATAATAACAGATGGATATATTTTCTTGACCTACAAAATCTTCAAAGGTTTTCTATGTGGATGACATGATTTTGTGATGTCACATAAGCCGATGTAAACACATTACATAAGCTAAGCAACACTAACGCATCATAATCTGATTCATACAGACAAATAGTACAAAATTATTTCAATACATagcaaaaacaaagaaactaaccAAGAAATTGTGATATATGAAAGCTCTGGGCTCCCAAGAGATCACTTCGGTCCactgcttctctctcttccccaaTCCCTCGCTTCTGAACACCAAAATCAATTACACATATTTCAATCCagaatacaaaaaaaataaaaataaaaaatcaaatcGAACTAGCTCATCAATTCCCAAGCAGATCAAACTCATCTGGACCGTAGATTTGAAATGCGTACCTCTCAACGATCCTGCGGCGGAAGGAACTGAGATCGTTCGGCGAAGAGTCGTCGGTGCTCTCCGGAAGCGACACGATTCCGAAGGCCATGAGCATCAGAAGCACCACCGTCAGCATGAACAGCATCGACAAGACGAGCGTGAACGTCGACCATTTCGAGCTCCGTAACCGGCCGCCGTACCTCCCCTTCGCCATTGTTGAACCACGAGCTCCGAACCTCAAAGCTCTGATCGGAAACCAAAACCTAATTGGCATTCCAAAACGAACGAGAGTATTGTAATTTCTAGCTACTCAGAGACTCGGGGCTTTCAGAATCTGGGCTTGAAGAGCAATAGAGCATTTGTTTTTAGTCGTTTTGAAACGTGTCTGTTATTTATATGTCGCCGAGATTGTTTTAATAGTTTTGTTTGACTAAACTACCCTGGCCTTTTCTCCAAATGACGTTGACGGGGAATTTATCCCTGGGTAATATAGTAATTCACGTACGGTGGTTTCTGTCTCCAGGTTTCAAGAGTGTTGTGTGCTGCACATTGGTTATGACTTGAGACGGGGAGAATCAGAATGTTCAAAAGTCGTCTTCTTTCCCCCCCTTTTTCTACTTACCatcttaatttttatttaatatcTTGGGATATTGTTTTCCTTTCTGCTTGAGATTATGTTATTATTAATTTCCTTTCTGATTATTACCAAAAATTAATCCCGCCTGATTATACCCTTCCATTTATAACAGAAAGACAGAAATGATGGCTTTCCCTTTTTGTATCTTGTTTTTGGTTATAATTTTGTTGTAGGGAAAAATGGAAAATTATTAAATTCATATTCTTTTAGTGGCCTATGTAAGATATTTCATTACTGCAAAATATGGGTATGATTTTCGGATCTATGATGCCTGTCACGGAAAACACTTGAGAAACGTATCAATTGACATACGAAAATTCACTCGAAACTTCTggttcgaatttttttttttactattagAACTGCAGGTTCTAAGATTTCGTATGTTCAACCTCAAGTTCAAATGAATTTGatgctcgaaacttcaggctcgaggtAACTAAAGTGCATCTTCAAGTTCActtctaatttatattttatgctcaaagcttcgggtttgagttttactgttagaacttcaggttctactttgaaattttgaacttctggttcaaaaatattacactcaaaattcatatgttcaaggtataggactgctggtccgtataagcaacaaaaaaaattaatttaaaagtactgtaatgaaagtacataacaaaatagaaaaattgcagggaaaataaataaacaaacaaatagtggaaacttctggttccgTGAATGAATAAAgtacacagaacttctggtctgcTTAACTTTACAAATATGATGATCTTGTTTCTCTCCTCTAATTGCACAAGAACATAATCTCAAAATAAGGTAAGGAACTTCAAATTCACATTGTCATGCAGAGGA is a genomic window containing:
- the LOC133740679 gene encoding probable prolyl 4-hydroxylase 3, which translates into the protein MPIRFWFPIRALRFGARGSTMAKGRYGGRLRSSKWSTFTLVLSMLFMLTVVLLMLMAFGIVSLPESTDDSSPNDLSSFRRRIVERSEGLGKREKQWTEVISWEPRAFIYHNFLSKEECDYLIKLATPHMAKSTVVDSKTGKSKDSRVRTSSGTFLRRGRDKVVRDIEKRIADFTFIPVEHGEGLQILHYEVGQKYDAHFDYFLDEFNTKNGGQRIATLLMYLSDVEEGGETVFPAAKGNISSVRWWNELSECGKQGLAVKPKMGDALLFWSMRPDASLDASSLHGGCPVIRGNKWSSTKWMHLEEYKV